The uncultured Hyphomonas sp. genome includes a region encoding these proteins:
- a CDS encoding DUF885 domain-containing protein encodes MIKPAVSALALAFALAACGNPAETTPPAATELTADQKAEISTELNAWFDEQFEEALQESPITMTFLGRKDLNDQIDCFSRACADDQLARQKAAVDEMKAKFNYDDLSDSDKLSWDLFEYQYNQAAEAAKFRYNGFVYDQMNGPQGFMPQFLISFHNVENADDMRAYVSRIRETARALDEATEVARENAEHGTHAPQFAYEGVIDQSQKVITGAPFTDGEDSALYADVKSELATLVEAGELTQEESDTILADATDAMTNEFKTAFENIIAFAEEDLANSPDPTQPVGASLQQDGVAYYNERLANNTTTSMTADEIHEIGLAEVDRLHAEMEAIKDQVGFEGTLQEFFVFQRDSKDDERFYYPDTDEGRQAYIDDATAKIENIKTKLPEFFGILPKADLVVKRVEAFREQPGAAQHYFPGTPDGSRPGVYYAHLSDMKSMPKGELEVIAYHEGLPGHHMQISIAQELTGVPKFRTQINFTAYAEGWGLYSEWLATEFPGTYEDPYSDFGRLGSEIWRAIRLVVDTGLHSKGWTEEEAVQYFLDNSAITEGQARSEVQRYIVMPGQATAYKIGMIKIQDLRKHAEEELGDKFDIKGFHDTVLGGGSMPLDLLERRVDQWIEEVKAA; translated from the coding sequence ATGATCAAACCTGCCGTGTCAGCGCTCGCGCTGGCTTTTGCGCTCGCCGCCTGCGGAAACCCCGCCGAAACGACGCCGCCCGCCGCCACCGAGCTGACCGCCGACCAGAAAGCCGAAATCAGCACGGAGCTGAACGCCTGGTTCGACGAACAGTTCGAAGAAGCGCTGCAGGAAAGCCCGATCACGATGACCTTCCTCGGCCGGAAGGACCTGAACGACCAGATCGACTGCTTCTCCCGCGCCTGTGCCGACGACCAGCTGGCCCGCCAGAAGGCCGCCGTCGACGAGATGAAGGCAAAGTTCAACTATGACGACCTGTCGGACAGCGACAAGCTGTCCTGGGACCTCTTCGAATACCAGTACAACCAGGCCGCCGAAGCCGCGAAGTTCCGCTATAACGGCTTCGTCTACGACCAGATGAACGGCCCGCAGGGCTTCATGCCGCAATTCCTGATCAGCTTCCACAATGTCGAGAATGCTGACGACATGCGCGCCTATGTCTCGCGGATCCGCGAAACCGCCCGCGCGCTGGACGAAGCGACCGAAGTGGCCCGCGAGAACGCCGAGCACGGCACGCACGCGCCCCAGTTCGCCTATGAAGGCGTGATCGACCAGTCGCAGAAAGTCATCACCGGTGCTCCGTTCACCGACGGCGAAGACAGCGCCCTCTATGCAGACGTGAAGTCCGAACTCGCCACACTGGTCGAAGCCGGCGAGCTGACCCAGGAAGAGTCCGACACGATCCTCGCCGACGCCACGGACGCGATGACGAACGAGTTCAAGACCGCGTTCGAGAACATCATCGCCTTCGCCGAGGAAGACCTCGCGAACTCGCCAGACCCGACCCAGCCGGTCGGCGCGTCCCTGCAGCAGGATGGCGTGGCCTACTACAATGAGCGCCTCGCCAACAACACGACCACGTCGATGACGGCTGACGAGATCCACGAGATCGGCCTTGCCGAAGTGGACCGCCTGCATGCCGAGATGGAAGCCATCAAGGACCAGGTCGGCTTCGAAGGCACGCTGCAGGAATTCTTCGTCTTCCAGCGCGATTCCAAGGATGATGAACGCTTCTACTATCCGGACACGGATGAGGGCCGCCAGGCCTATATCGACGACGCCACGGCGAAGATCGAGAACATCAAGACCAAGCTGCCGGAATTCTTCGGCATTCTGCCCAAGGCAGACCTGGTCGTGAAGCGCGTCGAAGCCTTCCGCGAACAGCCGGGCGCCGCCCAGCACTATTTCCCGGGCACGCCGGACGGCTCGCGCCCCGGCGTCTACTACGCCCACCTGTCGGACATGAAATCCATGCCGAAGGGTGAACTGGAAGTGATCGCCTATCATGAGGGCCTGCCGGGCCACCACATGCAAATCTCGATCGCGCAGGAGCTGACCGGCGTTCCGAAATTCCGGACGCAGATCAACTTCACCGCCTATGCCGAAGGCTGGGGCCTCTATTCCGAATGGCTCGCCACGGAATTCCCGGGCACCTATGAAGACCCCTATTCCGACTTCGGCCGCCTCGGCTCCGAAATCTGGCGCGCCATCCGCCTCGTCGTCGACACCGGCCTGCACTCCAAGGGCTGGACCGAGGAAGAGGCCGTTCAGTACTTCCTGGACAATTCGGCCATCACCGAAGGCCAGGCCCGTTCCGAAGTGCAGCGCTATATCGTGATGCCGGGGCAGGCCACGGCCTACAAGATCGGCATGATCAAGATCCAGGACCTGCGCAAGCACGCCGAGGAAGAACTGGGCGACAAGTTCGACATCAAGGGCTTCCACGACACGGTGCTCGGCGGCGGTTCCATGCCGCTGGATCTGCTGGAGCGCCGCGTCGACCAGTGGATCGAGGAAGTGAAGGCCGCCTAA
- the hemC gene encoding hydroxymethylbilane synthase, whose translation MTETNSSRTLRIGTRGSPLALIQANQVAAGIAAASGGAMTGEIVTFTTSGDQLTTERLINSGGKGLFTRELDAALTRSEVDLTVHSLKDVPSVLEAGQVFAAFLEREDPREGFLSPHAKSLMDLPEGAKVGTASLRREAQTRAMRPDLEIVTFRGNVATRMRKLEEGLADATYLAMAGLTRLGQPEVATPIPLTEMLPAAAQGIVGVVMREDADADTAGVLHKLNHVPTAAAAMIERAFLLALDGSCRTPIAAHTFDKGEEWHLVGEVLAMDGSARWRAEGTCRKGASELQLEALGKDIANEIRQQAGGQLPAFEGDW comes from the coding sequence ATGACTGAAACAAATTCCTCCAGAACGCTCCGGATCGGGACACGTGGTTCGCCGCTGGCCCTGATTCAGGCAAATCAGGTCGCAGCCGGAATCGCGGCTGCCTCCGGCGGCGCCATGACCGGCGAGATCGTCACCTTCACCACGTCCGGCGACCAGCTGACCACCGAGCGCCTGATCAATTCCGGCGGCAAGGGCCTGTTCACCCGCGAGCTGGACGCGGCGCTGACCCGCAGCGAAGTGGACCTGACCGTCCACAGCCTGAAGGACGTGCCGTCCGTGCTGGAGGCAGGCCAGGTGTTCGCCGCCTTCCTGGAGCGCGAAGACCCGCGTGAAGGCTTCCTCTCCCCGCATGCGAAAAGCCTGATGGACCTGCCGGAAGGCGCCAAGGTCGGCACGGCGTCCCTGCGCCGCGAAGCGCAGACCCGCGCCATGCGCCCGGATCTCGAGATCGTCACCTTCCGCGGCAATGTCGCGACCCGCATGCGCAAGCTGGAAGAGGGGCTCGCCGATGCGACCTATCTCGCCATGGCGGGCCTGACGCGCCTCGGCCAGCCGGAAGTCGCAACGCCGATCCCGCTGACCGAGATGCTGCCGGCTGCCGCGCAAGGCATTGTCGGCGTGGTCATGCGCGAGGATGCGGACGCAGACACCGCGGGGGTGCTGCACAAGCTGAACCATGTGCCGACGGCGGCCGCTGCGATGATCGAGCGCGCGTTCCTGCTGGCGCTGGACGGGTCCTGCCGCACGCCGATTGCGGCGCACACATTCGACAAGGGCGAAGAGTGGCACCTTGTTGGCGAAGTCCTCGCCATGGATGGTAGCGCCCGCTGGCGCGCCGAAGGCACCTGCCGCAAAGGGGCCAGCGAGCTGCAGCTCGAAGCGCTCGGCAAAGACATCGCGAACGAGATCCGCCAGCAGGCAGGCGGCCAGTTGCCCGCCTTCGAGGGGGACTGGTGA
- a CDS encoding uroporphyrinogen-III synthase codes for MILPVIVTRAEPGASETMTRLTAMDVTPISSPMLSLARLDVDLPDLSGVLHLIFTSANGVRFFAEASTLRAAKAWCVGPSTAAAAREADFAAVYEGAGDAAALAADLLVALPEGTEGVLHVANEAAAGDLIAQLKEGGIPAGFLALYETIPADELVPEAEAALAAGPACVLIHSAKAAAAFAWAAGALDQAIIVAISEAAARPLQGREVAAIHIAEAPNESALLATLAAVVDGL; via the coding sequence GTGATCCTGCCGGTGATCGTGACCCGCGCCGAGCCCGGTGCTTCTGAAACCATGACCCGGCTGACGGCCATGGACGTGACGCCGATTTCCTCGCCCATGCTGTCGCTCGCCCGGCTGGATGTGGACCTGCCGGACCTCTCCGGCGTTCTGCACCTGATCTTCACCAGCGCCAATGGCGTGCGCTTCTTCGCGGAGGCAAGCACGCTGCGCGCGGCCAAGGCGTGGTGCGTCGGACCGTCCACGGCGGCAGCCGCGCGCGAGGCGGATTTCGCGGCGGTTTACGAAGGGGCCGGCGATGCGGCGGCCCTCGCGGCGGATTTGCTGGTGGCGCTGCCGGAAGGGACGGAAGGCGTCCTGCATGTCGCGAACGAAGCGGCGGCGGGTGATCTCATCGCCCAGTTGAAAGAGGGCGGCATCCCTGCAGGTTTTCTGGCCCTTTATGAAACGATTCCTGCTGACGAACTGGTGCCTGAGGCCGAGGCGGCGCTGGCGGCGGGCCCGGCCTGTGTGCTGATCCATTCGGCGAAAGCGGCGGCAGCCTTCGCCTGGGCGGCCGGGGCGCTGGACCAGGCCATCATCGTTGCCATCTCCGAGGCGGCGGCCCGTCCGCTGCAGGGCCGGGAGGTCGCTGCGATCCATATTGCCGAGGCGCCGAACGAGAGCGCGCTGCTGGCCACGCTCGCCGCTGTTGTCGACGGCCTTTAA